The Symphalangus syndactylus isolate Jambi chromosome 3, NHGRI_mSymSyn1-v2.1_pri, whole genome shotgun sequence genome has a segment encoding these proteins:
- the PHLDB1 gene encoding pleckstrin homology-like domain family B member 1 isoform X12 codes for MDTLNRNQIGPGCKTQTMVQKGPLDLIETGKGLKVQTDKPHLVSLGSGRLSTAITLLPLEEGRTVIGSAARDISLQGPGLAPEHCYIENLRGTLTLYPCGNACTIDGLPVRQPTRLTQGCMLCLGQSTFLRFNHPAEAKWMKSMIPAGGRAPGPPYSPVPAESESLVNGNHTPQTATRGPSACASHSSLVSSIEKDLQEIMDSLVLEEPGAAGKKPAATSPLSPMANGGRYLLSPPTSPGAMSVGSSYENTSPAFSPLSSPASSGSCASHSPSGQEPGPSVPPLVPARSSSYHLALQPPQSRPSGARSESPRLSRKGGHERPPSPGLRGLLTDSPAATVLAEARRATESPRLGGQLPVVAISLSEYPASGALSQPTSIPGSPKFQPPVPAPRNKIGTLQDRPPSPFREPPGSERVLTTSSSRQLVGRTFSDGLATRTLQPPESPRLGRRGLDSMRELPPLSPSLSRRALSPLPTRTTPDPKLSREVAESPRPRRWAAHGASPEDFSLTLGARGRRTRSPSPTLGESLAPHKGSFSGRLSPAYSLGSLTGASPCQSPCVQRKLSSGDLRVPVTRERKNSITEISDNEDDLLEYHRRQRQERLREQEMERLERQRLETILNLCAEYSRADGGPEAGELPSIGEATAALALAGRRPSRGLAGASGRSSEEPGVATQRLWESMERSDEENLKEECSSTESTQQEHEDAPSTKLQGEVLALEEERAQVLGRVEQLKVRVKELEQQLQESSREAEMERALLQGEREAERALLQKEQKAVDQLQEKLVALETSIQKERDKEAEALETETKLFEDLEFQQLERESRVEEERELAGQGLLRSKAELLRSIAKRKERLAILDSQAGQIRAQAVQESERLARDKNASLQLLQKEKEKLTVLERRYHSLTGGRPFPKTTSTLKEMEKLLLPAVDLEQWYQELMAGLGTGPAAASPHSSPPPLPAKASRQLQVYRSKMDGEATSPLPRTRSGPLPSSSGSSSSSSQLSVATLGRSPSPKSALLTQNGTGSLPRNLAATLQDIETKRQLALQQKGQQVIEEQRRRLAELKQKAAAEAQCQWDALHGAAPFPAGPSGFPPLMHHSILHHLPAGRERGEEGEHAYDTLSLESSDSMETSISTGGNSACSPDNMSSASGLDMGKIEEMEKMLKEAHAEKNRLMESREREMELRRQALEEERRRREQVERRLQSESARRQQLVEKEVKMREKQFSQARPLTRYLPIRKEDFDLKTHIESSGHGVDTCLHVVLSSKVCRGYLVKMGGKIKSWKKRWFVFDRLKRTLSYYVDKHETKLKGVIYFQAIEEVYYDHLRSAAKKRFFRFTMVTESPNPALTFCVKTHDRLYYMVAPSAEAMRIWMDVIVTGAEGYTQFMN; via the exons GCTGCATGTTGTGCCTGGGTCAGTCCACCTTCCTTCGCTTTAACCACCCGGCTGAAGCCAAGTGGATGAAAAGCATGATTCCAGCAGGGGGCCGAGCCCCTGGGCCCCCATACAGCCCTGTTCCTG CAGAATCAGAAAGTCTGGTAAATGGGAACCACACCCCACAGACTGCAACACGGGGACCCTCCGCCTGTGCCAGCCACAGTTCCCTGGTGAGCTCTATTGAGAAGGACCTGCAAGAGATCATGGACTCACTGGTGCTAGAGGAGCCTGGAGCTGCTGGCAAGAAGCCTGCCGCAACCTCTCCACTGTCGCCGATGGCTAATGGTGGGCGCTACCTGCTGTCTCCCCCAACCAGCCCCGGTGCCATGTCTGTGGGCTCCAGCTATGAGAACACCTCTCCAGCCTTCTCTCCACTCTCTTCACCAGCCAGCAGTGGAAGCTGTGCCAGTCACTCACCCAGTGGGCAAGAGCCAGGACCTTCTGTGCCCCCGCTGGTACCTGCCCGTTCCTCCAGCTACCATCTGGCCCTGCAGCCCCCACAGTCCCGCCCAAGTGGTGCTCGCTCCGAGAGTCCTCGGCTGAGCAGGAAAGGGGGCCATGAGAGGCCTCCCAGCCCTGGCCTCCGGGGTCTGCTGACAGACAGCCCTGCAGCTACTGTCTTGGCGGAGGCCCGGAGAGCCACTGAGAGCCCCCGGCTGGGTGGGCAGCTGCCTGTGGTGGCCATCAGCCTGAGTGAATACCCAGCTTCTGGTGCTCTCAGTCAACCCACCAGCATTCCTGGCAGCCCCAAGTTTCAGCCTCCAGTCCCTGCTCCCCGAAACAAGATTGGCACACTCCAGGACCGCCCTCCCAGCCCTTTCCGTGAGCCTCCAGGCAGTGAGCGGGTGCTAACAACCAGCTCCTCACGCCAACTGGTGGGCCGAACATTTTCAGATGGGTTAGCCACCCGTACCCTGCAGCCTCCTGAGAGTCCCCGCCTGGGCCGGCGGGGCCTGGACAGTATGCGAGAACTACCCCCCTTAAGTCCATCTCTGTCCCGGCGAGCTCTCTCCCCGCTGCCCACCCGGACCACCCCAGATCCCAAGCTAAGCAGGGAAGTGGCAGAGAGTCCTCGGCCCCGGCGCTGGGCAGCCCATGGGGCTTCACCAGAGGACTTTTCCCTGACGCTGGGGGCACGGGGCCGTAGGACACGGAGCCCCTCACCCACACTGGGTGAGTCTCTGGCACCCCACAAGGGCAGCTTCAGTGGCAGGCTGAGCCCAGCCTACAGTCTGGGCTCTCTTACTGGGGCTTCACCCTGCCAGAGTCCCTGTGTCCAGAGGAAGCTCTCCAGCGGGGACTTGCGGGTGCCTGTCACAAGGGAGCGGAAAAATAGCATCACAGAGATCAGTGACAATGAGGACGACCTCCTGGAGTACCACCGGCGACAGCGCCAAGAGCGGCTCCGGGAGCAGGAGATGGAGAGGCTG GAACGCCAGCGCCTGGAGACCATCCTGAACCTGTGTGCCGAATACAGCCGGGCTGATGGGGGACCTGAGGCTGGGGAGCTTCCCAGCATTGGGGAGGCCACCGCAGCATTGGCACTGGCAGGCCGGAGGCCCTCACGAGGCCTTGCAGGGGCCTCTGGGCGGAGCAGCGAGGAGCCTGGAGTTGCCACCCAACGCCTATGGGAGAGTATGGAGCGCTCAGATGAGGAAAATCTCAAGGAGGAGTGCAGCAGCACTGAGAGCACCCAGCAGGAG CATGAAGATGCACCTAGCACCAAGCTCCAGGGAGAGGTGCTAGCTCTGGAAGAGGAGCGGGCTCAGGTGCTGGGGCGCGTGGAGCAGCTCAAGGTCCGTGTGAAGGAGCTAGAGCAGCAGCTGCAGGAGTCATCCCGAGAG GCCGAAATGGAGCGGGCACTgctgcagggagagagggaggcagagcgGGCACTGCTGCAGAAGGAGCAGAAGGCAGTGGATCAGCTGCAGGAGAAGCTGGTGGCCTTGGAGACAAGCATCCAGAAGGAGAGGGACAAG GAGGCAGAGGCCCTGGAGACTGAGACAAAGCTCTTTGAGGACTTGGAGTTCCAGCAGTTGGAGCGGGAGAGCCGCGTGGAGGAGGAGCGTGAGCTGGCCGGCCAGGGGCTGCTCCGGAGCAAGGCTGAGCTGCTCCGCAGCATCGCCAAGAGGAAG GAGCGCCTGGCCATCTTGGACAGTCAGGCTGGGCAGATCCGGGCTCAGGCCGTGCAGGAGTCAGAACGCCTGGCCCGGGACAAGAATGCCTCCTTACAGCTGCTGCAAAAG GAGAAGGAGAAACTGACTGTGCTGGAAAGGAGATACCACTCACTCACAGGGGGCAGGCCTTTCCCGAAGACCACATCGACCCTCAAAGAG ATGGAGAAGCTGCTGCTCCCTGCTGTAGACTTAGAGCAGTGGTACCAGGAGCTGATGGCCGGGCTGGGGACTGGCCCCGCTGCAGCCTCCCCTCACTCTTCTCCCCCGCCTCTGCCCGCCAAAGCTTCCCGTCAGCTGCAG GTTTACCGCTCCAAGATGGATGGCGAGGCCACCAGCCCCCTTCCCCGGACCCGCAGCggccccctcccctcttcctctggctcttcctcctcctcctcccagctcaGCGTGGCTACCCTGGGGCGTAGCCCCTCCCCAAAG AGCGCTCTACTCACCCAGAATGGCACGGGCAGCCTTCCTCGCAACCTGGCAGCCACACTGCAGGACATCGAGACCAAGCGCCAACTAGCTCTGCAGCAGAAGG GACAACAGGTGATTGAAGAGCAACGGCGGCGACTGGCTGAGCTGAAGCAGAAAGCAGCAGCTGAGGCACAGTGCCAGTGGGATGCCCTTCATGGGGCAGCCCCCTTCCCAGCGGGCCCCTCGGGCTTCCCGCCTCTCATGCACCACTCTATCCTACACCACCTGCCTGCGGGGCGGGAGCGTGGGGAGGAGGGTGAGCACGCCTACGATACGCTGAGTCTGGAGAGCTCTGACAGCATGGAGACCAGCATCTCCACCGGGGGCAACTCGGCCTGCTCCCCTGACAACATGTCCAG TGCGAGTGGTCTGGACATGGGGAAGATCGAGGAGATGGAGAAGATGCTGAAAGAGGCTCATGCAGAGAAGAACCGGCTCATGGAGTCGAGG GAGCGGGAGATGGAGCTGCGGCGGCAGGCCCTGGAGGAGGAGCGGCGGAGGCGTGAGCAGGTAGAACGGAGGCTGCAGAGTGAGAGTGCCCGGAGGCAGCAGCTGGTCGAGAAGGAGGTCAAGATGCGGGAGAAACAATTTTCCCAG GCACGACCCTTGACTCGCTACCTGCCAATCCGGAAGGAGGACTTTGACCTGAAGACACATATTGAGTCATCAGGCCATGGTGTTGATACCTGCCTGCACGTGGTGCTCAGCAGCAAG GTCTGCCGTGGCTACTTGGTCAAGATGGGCGGCAAGATTAAATCATGGAAGAAGCGCTGGTTTGTCTTCGACCGGCTCAAGCGCACCCTTTCCTATTATGTGG ACAAGCATGAGACGAAGCTGAAGGGAGTCATCTATTTCCAGGCCATTGAGGAAGTGTACTACGACCACCTGCGCAGTGCAGCCAAG aaGAGGTTTTTCCGCTTCACTATGGTGACTGAG AGCCCGAACCCAGCCCTCACCTTCTGCGTAAAGACCCATGACCGGCTGTACTACATGGTGGCACCATCTGCAGAGGCCATGCGCATCTGGATGGATGTCATTGTCACAGGGGCTGAGGGCTACACTCAGTTCATGAACTAA